One Hymenobacter volaticus DNA window includes the following coding sequences:
- the hemA gene encoding glutamyl-tRNA reductase codes for MTYPFKAVSLTYKKAPLGIRELLALDEASCSCLLHKLQHELGLSDLLVLSTCNRTEVYYAAEKDQSAAIIEALGQVKGIADSPRWQSYFMALNSSQAAVQQLFEVALGLDSQVVGDMQISNQVKRAYQRSAEADAAGPFLHRLLHSVLAANKRVQQETAFRDGAASTSYATLELVQELTATMAQPRVLIVGLGEIGKDICRHFGKSKRFAEVTICNRTRLTAELLAAENGLHVLDFERIADGLQAADVVISSLAAPTPFFTRDLVGSLPQERPTLFIDLSVPRSVAPELESTPGVTVYNIDTIQHKASQALAQRLAAIPHVQAIIQESMVTLHAWTREMQIAPTIQRLKSMLELLRQQEVGRFQKKVSPDEARRLDEVTKSLTQKFLKLPVLQLKAACQRGEAEQLTILLTELFALEMRS; via the coding sequence ATGACGTATCCATTCAAGGCAGTTAGCTTGACTTACAAAAAAGCGCCCTTAGGCATACGGGAGCTACTGGCCTTAGATGAGGCATCGTGCAGTTGCTTGCTACACAAATTGCAGCATGAACTAGGCTTGTCGGATTTGCTGGTACTCAGTACGTGCAACCGTACAGAAGTGTATTACGCTGCCGAGAAAGACCAAAGCGCCGCCATTATTGAAGCGCTTGGACAAGTCAAGGGGATAGCGGATAGCCCGAGGTGGCAGTCTTATTTCATGGCTTTAAATTCCAGCCAAGCAGCTGTACAGCAATTATTCGAAGTTGCTTTGGGCCTTGATTCTCAGGTGGTCGGCGACATGCAAATCAGCAACCAAGTTAAACGGGCTTATCAACGCTCAGCAGAAGCTGATGCGGCGGGTCCATTCCTGCATCGGTTGCTGCACTCCGTCTTGGCCGCCAATAAACGAGTACAGCAAGAAACGGCTTTCCGCGATGGCGCTGCTTCCACCTCCTATGCCACGCTGGAACTGGTGCAGGAATTAACCGCTACAATGGCTCAACCACGCGTGCTGATTGTTGGACTCGGTGAAATTGGAAAAGATATTTGCCGTCACTTCGGAAAAAGCAAACGTTTTGCTGAAGTGACCATCTGCAACCGGACGCGGCTAACGGCCGAATTGTTGGCCGCCGAGAACGGCTTGCACGTGCTGGATTTCGAACGCATAGCTGACGGGCTGCAAGCAGCCGATGTGGTGATTTCTTCACTTGCCGCGCCCACCCCGTTTTTCACCCGAGACTTGGTGGGCAGCCTGCCGCAAGAGCGACCCACGCTTTTCATAGACCTCTCCGTACCACGCAGCGTTGCCCCCGAATTGGAAAGCACGCCGGGCGTAACAGTCTACAATATTGATACTATTCAACATAAAGCCTCCCAGGCGCTGGCCCAACGCTTAGCGGCCATACCGCACGTACAGGCTATTATTCAGGAGAGCATGGTTACCCTGCATGCTTGGACCCGGGAAATGCAAATAGCCCCTACCATTCAAAGGTTGAAAAGCATGCTCGAGTTATTGCGGCAACAAGAAGTCGGGCGGTTTCAAAAAAAGGTTAGTCCCGACGAAGCACGTCGCTTGGATGAGGTTACCAAGTCCTTAACCCAGAAGTTTTTAAAACTACCTGTCTTGCAACTTAAAGCCGCCTGCCAGCGAGGCGAAGCCGAACAGCTGACAATCCTATTGACCGAGCTTTTTGCCCTCGAGATGCGTAGTTAG
- a CDS encoding group I truncated hemoglobin, producing MRTLQLWLASAGLLTAGLLATACNSSTDTPAPDSLYLRMGGKAGIEGVADQMVANVGAETGTPNSLMLRSHKPMLDAITGVNGAAPTDPTRLTRLRNNVVDQFTAITGGPLPYTGQTMLAAHTNMKVTDAEYKVWRELLDNSLQKNNIGVKEKAEFTALIDAMKADVVGH from the coding sequence ATGCGTACTCTTCAACTCTGGCTTGCCAGCGCAGGCCTGCTGACGGCTGGTTTGCTTGCTACGGCGTGCAACTCTTCGACTGATACTCCAGCCCCGGATTCCCTCTACCTCCGCATGGGCGGTAAAGCGGGCATCGAAGGCGTAGCGGACCAGATGGTCGCCAACGTAGGAGCTGAAACCGGTACGCCAAACTCGTTGATGCTGCGCTCGCATAAACCAATGCTTGATGCTATCACTGGGGTGAATGGGGCTGCTCCTACCGACCCAACCCGCTTGACCCGTCTACGCAATAACGTAGTAGACCAGTTTACGGCTATTACCGGGGGGCCGCTGCCTTATACTGGCCAAACCATGCTGGCGGCTCATACCAACATGAAAGTAACCGACGCCGAATACAAAGTCTGGCGCGAGCTGCTCGACAACTCATTGCAGAAGAACAATATTGGCGTGAAAGAAAAAGCGGAATTCACGGCCCTAATCGATGCTATGAAGGCCGACGTTGTCGGTCACTAG
- a CDS encoding DUF5777 family beta-barrel protein produces the protein MLHFYKPTPSRWGFMLLLAGLAWTRTACAQDDLLTQLESQETKPTKTELVDATFKSTRLISGHTVQTPGQGTMVFLISHRFGTLNSGAYNFFGLDQATLRLGFEYGLTDRLTAGVGRSSLEKTFDGFLKYKALRQTTGLHAMPVSVTLFASSALNSLKYSDTYEHTLPRRLAYTYQALIARKFSSDLSLQLMPTLVHSNLVATAQEHNDVYALGFGGRQKLTKRTSLNAEYYYLLPAGKPTGVRNALALGVDLETGGHVFQLHVTNSQGMIEKFFVSGTRGNFFNGDLYFGFNVNRNFTIRPKQGFRK, from the coding sequence ATGCTTCATTTCTACAAACCAACCCCTAGCCGCTGGGGCTTTATGCTGCTGCTGGCCGGGCTCGCTTGGACACGAACTGCTTGTGCGCAAGATGATTTACTGACTCAACTGGAAAGCCAGGAAACAAAGCCCACTAAAACGGAGCTGGTCGACGCCACCTTCAAGAGCACGCGGCTCATCAGCGGCCACACCGTGCAGACGCCCGGCCAGGGCACGATGGTATTCTTGATTTCCCACCGCTTTGGCACCCTCAACAGTGGCGCTTACAACTTCTTCGGCCTCGACCAAGCCACCCTGCGGCTGGGCTTCGAGTACGGGCTGACGGACCGCTTGACTGCGGGCGTGGGACGCAGTTCCTTGGAAAAGACGTTCGATGGCTTCCTTAAGTATAAAGCTCTTCGGCAAACTACGGGCTTGCATGCCATGCCGGTCTCGGTCACCTTGTTTGCTTCTTCGGCCCTGAACTCGCTCAAGTACAGTGATACGTACGAGCATACCTTGCCCCGGCGCCTGGCCTATACGTATCAGGCACTGATCGCGCGCAAGTTCAGCTCGGATTTGTCGTTGCAACTCATGCCCACGCTGGTGCACAGCAACCTGGTGGCCACGGCGCAGGAGCACAACGACGTGTACGCCCTCGGCTTTGGCGGCCGCCAGAAGCTCACCAAACGCACCTCGCTCAACGCCGAGTACTACTACCTGCTGCCGGCGGGCAAACCCACGGGCGTGCGCAACGCGCTGGCCTTGGGAGTGGACTTAGAGACCGGGGGGCACGTGTTCCAGTTGCACGTAACCAACTCGCAGGGCATGATCGAGAAGTTCTTCGTGAGCGGCACACGCGGCAACTTCTTCAACGGGGACCTGTATTTCGGCTTCAACGTGAACCGCAACTTCACTATCCGCCCCAAGCAAGGCTTCCGAAAATAG